AGACATAGGCATAGCCCACGGCCAGAACGGCCATGAAGGTAACCATCTCAAGGAGTCCAAACGCCCCCAGGGAGCGCAGGTTGACCGCCCAGGGGTAGAACGACGCCGTCTCGACGTCGAATACGACGAACAGCATGGCCACCAGGTAGAACTTCACCGGGAAGCGCCCGGCAAACGGGGCCGTGGGATGACCGGACTCATAAGGCAGGAGCTTGTACGGTTCGGGCTT
Above is a genomic segment from Symbiobacterium terraclitae containing:
- a CDS encoding NADH-quinone oxidoreductase subunit A translates to MHPYLPLLIYLLVALVFAAAMSVLGTSFGRKKPEPYKLLPYESGHPTAPFAGRFPVKFYLVAMLFVVFDVETASFYPWAVNLRSLGAFGLLEMVTFMAVLAVGYAYVWKKGGFNWR